Proteins from a genomic interval of Phlebotomus papatasi isolate M1 chromosome 3, Ppap_2.1, whole genome shotgun sequence:
- the LOC129806968 gene encoding protein TIPIN homolog has protein sequence MYEFEENPISTEDNYDVEDGDDEQDHDEKENNGELPTKPSEDGVKVNPKKKVVRNPRVNLNTAKLKGDRGLHTIEEYFRDVKYKGKGHEAENLNLIMRKIEHWGHRVFPQMRFADFVNRVEQLCRKNDVQTHMRKYKMGTLTLDIAPLNDELEERPGDELAEPIDDFDALLSEQVEMQRNVSARPDGAEPSFNSTLDFPFREDLGDVSLGVAEIPPTPPPVPKNLTDEAKARIAENRRAALERLRAKQAAQAAERTEMSQEISESPE, from the coding sequence ATGTAcgaatttgaggaaaatccCATATCTACAGAGGATAACTACGACGTGGAAGATGGAGATGACGAACAAGACCacgatgaaaaagaaaataatggaGAACTTCCGACAAAACCTTCAGAAGATGGTGTGAAAGTTAATCCCAAGAAGAAAGTCGTCAGAAATCCCAGAGTCAACCTAAACACTGCAAAGTTAAAGGGTGATCGTGGATTACATACCATCGAGGAGTACTTTCGTGATGTCAAATACAAGGGAAAAGGGCACGAAGCAGAGAATCTCAATCTGATCATGCGAAAAATCGAACATTGGGGCCACAGAGTTTTTCCCCAAATGCGCTTTGCCGACTTTGTGAATCGCGTTGAGCAGTTGTGCCGCAAAAATGACGTCCAGACGCATATGAGAAAGTACAAGATGGGAACTCTGACACTAGATATTGCACCACTCAATGATGAACTGGAGGAAAGGCCAGGAGATGAGCTTGCAGAGCCCATAGATGATTTCGATGCCTTGCTGTCTGAGCAAGTGGAAATGCAGCGAAATGTTTCAGCAAGACCAGATGGAGCAGAGCCTTCCTTCAACTCTACCCTGGACTTCCCTTTCCGAGAGGATTTGGGAGATGTGTCACTTGGTGTTGCTGAAATCCCTCCAACTCCTCCTCCAGTGCCCAAAAATTTGACTGATGAAGCAAAAGCGAGGATTGCAGAGAATCGAAGGGCAGCTTTAGAGCGTCTCCGTGCAAAACAAGCTGCTCAGGCTG